A stretch of the Aegilops tauschii subsp. strangulata cultivar AL8/78 chromosome 4, Aet v6.0, whole genome shotgun sequence genome encodes the following:
- the LOC141021646 gene encoding protein FAR1-RELATED SEQUENCE 3-like, translated as MVEFYGTELMVPFGPKAITNLCTSFRRDDTKEGHMIETIAHFKDIQKPDLDFFYKVKYDEEDRVVNIFWVDGLARKAYAKVYHDCISFDTTYMTNMYNMPFAPFIGTNRHGQSFMLGCTFVRQELASSFDWVF; from the coding sequence ATGGTAGAGTTCTATGGAACTGAGTTGATGGTGCCGTTCGGACCAAAGGCAATAACAAATCTGTGTACAAGTTTCCGTAGAGATGACACAAAGGAGGGTCACATGATTGAGACAATTGCGCACTTCAAGGATATACAGAAACCCGATCTAGACTTCTTCTATAAGGTGAAATATGATGAAGAGGACAGAGTTGTCAACATATTTTGGGTGGATGGCTTAGCTCGAAAAGCTTATGCGAAGGTGTACCACGATTGCATATCGTTTGACACCACCTACATGACCAACATGTACAATATGCCATTCGCGCCCTTCATCGGAACAAACCGACATGGCCAATCTTTCATGCTGGGTTGCACGTTTGTGAGGCAGGAGTTGGCATCGAGCTTTGATTGGGtcttctga